From the genome of Callithrix jacchus isolate 240 chromosome 7, calJac240_pri, whole genome shotgun sequence, one region includes:
- the LOC144577094 gene encoding histone H3.1-like → MARTKQTARKSTGGKAPRKQLTTKAARKSAPAGGVKKPHRYRPGIVALREIRRYQKSTELLIRKLPFQRLVREIAQDFKTDLRFQSSVVMALQEACEPYLVGLFEDTNLCAIHAKRVTIMPKDIQLARRIHGERA, encoded by the coding sequence ATGGCACGTACTAAGCAGACTGCACGTAAGTCCACTGGGGGGAAAGCGCCGCGGAAGCAGCTGACTACTAAGGCAGCTCGGAAAAGCGCTCCAGCCGGCGGCGTGAAGAAGCCGCACCGCTACCGGCCCGGCATCGTGGCCCTGCGCGAGATTCGCCGCTACCAGAAGTCAACCGAGCTGCTGATCCGAAAGTTGCCTTTCCAACGACTGGTGCGAGAAATtgctcaggacttcaagactgACCTGCGCTTTCAAAGCTCCGTGGTGATGGCCCTGCAGGAGGCGTGCGAGCCCTACTTGGTGGGGCTCTTTGAGGACACCAACCTGTGCGCCATCCACGCTAAGCGGGTGACTATCATGCCCAAGGACATTCAGCTCGCTCGCCGCATTCATGGGGAGAGAGCGTAA